The Cetobacterium somerae ATCC BAA-474 genome contains a region encoding:
- a CDS encoding tyrosine-type recombinase/integrase, with amino-acid sequence MKLLENFIKYKADSKSLKKETLDLYHGDIKDFENFIEKDLLDIKTEDILKYVEFLKYNYQPNSIIRKVSTIKTFYKYLLEKRFINDNPSEGIIIEKAPEKELETLELWEINNILDVCGKDYKGTRDKLLIKLLVETNLSINDILKIKVSDLELVSYKIIFNDEKGERIGISDELSKELENYIKETRTYLAGGSSNLVFYGFSRQSFRARFISLGKKCGIKREITPNMLRNTLKTMVKCNDETNEEQFFLDLKEKYFKIGIGDD; translated from the coding sequence ACTCTTGATTTATATCATGGTGATATAAAAGATTTTGAAAATTTTATAGAAAAAGATCTTTTAGATATAAAAACAGAAGATATTTTAAAGTATGTGGAGTTTTTAAAATATAATTATCAACCAAATTCTATAATAAGAAAGGTAAGTACAATTAAAACATTTTATAAATATCTTTTAGAAAAAAGATTTATAAATGATAATCCTTCAGAAGGAATAATAATTGAAAAAGCTCCAGAAAAAGAGTTAGAAACTTTAGAGTTATGGGAGATTAATAATATTTTAGATGTTTGTGGAAAAGATTACAAAGGTACAAGGGATAAATTACTTATAAAACTTTTAGTAGAAACTAATTTATCCATTAATGACATTCTAAAAATAAAGGTATCAGATTTAGAGTTAGTTTCATATAAAATTATATTTAATGATGAAAAAGGAGAGAGGATAGGAATATCTGATGAACTTTCAAAAGAACTTGAAAACTATATAAAAGAAACTCGAACATACTTAGCTGGTGGTAGTAGTAATCTTGTGTTTTATGGATTTAGTAGACAATCATTTAGAGCTAGATTTATCTCATTAGGAAAGAAATGCGGTATTAAGAGAGAGATAACTCCAAATATGTTGAGAAATACTTTGAAAACTATGGTAAAATGTAATGATGAAACTAATGAAGAGCAGTTTTTTTTAGATTTAAAAGAGAAGTATTTTAAAATAGGAATAGGAGATGATTAA